The Phormidium yuhuli AB48 DNA window ACGGCAACAGGCAATTAGAAGCGTGCGATCGCATCCCCGACCGATTTAACTTTGACTCATGCTGTTTGCTATCTGTGCTAAAATCATGCCAATAAATCTGGCTTTTGACAAGGTTTACCTGAACGTTGAGACTCCTCAGCCTTTGTATCTATGAAACAAGAAAGTTTGTTGCTACGCGAGTGCCTAGACCATCTAAATGCCTTACCCGATATCGAGGCAAAAAACGGCAATAAAAACTGTATTACTATCCGTAATTGTGATGAATTAGTGGATTATGTATACAAAATCCAGCCAGATGTTACAGGTACAATGGCTGAACTCATAAGTCCTTATTTTCAACGATTTAAACGAGATAAGGGAGAAAAAATATTACTAATTACTCGCTACTTATCCAACCCTGCTATCAATATTTTGCTAAAAGAAAATATAGAGTTTATCGATGCAGCAGGTAATATGTATCTCAATACTCCAGGCATTTATATTCTAATTCGCGGTCAACGTCGGACAAAAGGGAAACCTTTATCTCGTTCCAAGATTACCGTCACAACACTTAAACTCATCTATATTTTATTAAAAAATCCTCACATATTACAGACAAACGTGAGAGATATTGCTATAGCTTCTGGTATTGCACCATCAACAGTGAGTCGCAGTCTTAAGGTTTTATATAATTTGGAGTATTTACAACGGCAACGAGATGGTAACTATCGAATTTTAAATTATCCAAAACTTTTAGAGCGCTGGGAAATGGGCTACGCTGAAAGTCTTCGCCCAAAGCTAACAGTCGAAGCTTTTACGCCCGTAGGAGAGAGAAGCTTTTTCGATGTAGCAGAGCGTATTATTGAAGGAGCGAAAGAGGGTGATTTTTTGTTAGGTGGAGAACTGGGGGCGGCGATCGCAACGGATTATCTTCGTCCTCAAAGCGCGACATTACATTTAAATGAGAGCAATCTCCAAACATCGGCAAAATCACAAGCCATGACAATCGCAGCAAAAATGAGGCTTAAGCCTAGTCCAAAAGGAAATATCGTCTTTGTCCAGCAATTTGGTACGCAGAATAACTGGAGTGAGGATGGGATGGAAACCCTCGCAGATCCCTTACTACTTCATGCAGAGTTGCTGTTAATTGCCGATGAGCGATCGCAAGAAACTGCGGAGCGCCTTTACCGGAAATATATTGCCGAGAGAGATGAAAATGCTTGACCCAAAAGAAAAACAGGTTTTAGCCGATCTTAAGGCTGTACTAGATTCTCTAGATTTGCGCGGGATACTGTCTCCATCCTCTCAAGACAATACCTAATTCGAGCTTTATGGCCGATCGCAGCCCGATTTGCGAGTCTGGGGACTGAGTGACGTCGTCTGAAGTAGAGGCAAAAGGGGGGAGGGGATGCCGTGAGGGGTTAAAATGAGAGTCGATTGACTATGTTAAAGCGTTGTAGGGTTTTTATCACGGGATGGATACTACAGATAAGCGGATTGAACTCCCCGATGATTTGGAGGATGCGATCGCCCAGGCGAAGGCGGCGACGAAAGCGGCCCTGGAGGATGGCTATCGGCTGATCCAAGTTGAGATCGTCTATCCAGAACTGAAGGCCCAACCTATCGCTGAAACCTTTATCCCCGTTTTGACGGAAATGGGTTATACCCTTAAAGTGATGTTCCCGGATACCGGTGCGGCAGCCTTGGCGCGGCGGGATTGGGGAGATACTCCCTTCAAGATTACCGATGTGGGGAGTCGTCGCCTTCCGGTTACCAGTCAGATGGAGGAGACGGATGAGTGCTATCTGTTGGTGGAACCCTCGGATGTGGAAATCGAACAGGTGGAGAAACTGGCCAACGAAGCCGGCGATCGCCCGGTAATCCTCCTCCTCCCCCGCCTCGAAAGTGTCGCCACCGTTGGCATTGGCTACGCCGCCCGCCAGTTACGGGAACGCTTCCTGAGCAAAATCACCTCATGTTATTATGTTCGTCCTCTCCCCGGTGGGGCCCTGTTACGGATTTATCCCTCACCCTGGATTGTCTGGAGCTTAAACGAGGATAATCAATATGAGGTGTTAACGGAAATGTCCTACAAACCCGTCGGCGAGGAACTTGAACGTCTGCTAATGGGTGAAGAACTCGAACCAGAGTCTTCTGAAGCGGCTGAGGCGGATCCAGGCGCATCCCCCAATCCCAGCAAACCCAAATCCCGAGGCTTGTTTGCCGAAGTACAACGTTTCATCCGCGCCTTAACTCAATAGTCAGCTCACCCTAAATTCTTACCGGAAGAGAGCAATCACCCCCTCGGCGATCGCTTGGGGAACACACCTCGACTATCGTTCGGTGCGCCCCTAAATCTTTCCGACTGCTTTCTTCCCCCCTACTGCTATCCTCCTGGGAGGGGCAGAGGTGGGTTATCCCTCTTGCTGCTATCCCCTCCTGGGAGGGGCAGGGGTGGGTTATCCCTCTTGCCTCTTGCCTCTTGCCTTTTGCCTTCTCCCCCCTATGCCAGACTTACAAGACGAACTGATTGAAGTTCTCCAAGAACCCCCAGATTTAGACTTCGATCTGCCCAACCCCGAAGATGAGGATTTGCCAGATTTTGAGTTTTTGCAACAAGTCGATCGCGCCTGGCTGGTGTGCGATCGCTTTAATTTGCAGACGGACATTTGGCGAGGGCGGATTTTGCGGGCCGTGCGCGATCGCGAAAAAATTGGCGGCGAGGGACGGGGGAAAGGCTTTCTCAAATGGCTCAGCGAACGGGAAATCAGCAAAAGTCAAGCCTATTCCCTGATTGAACTGGCCAATAGTGCCGATACCCTGCTCGAACAAGGTAAACTCGACCCCAACAGCATCAATAACTTCAGTAAGCGGGCCTTTGTCGAAACCGCCAACTCTCCCGTTGAGGTGCAACAACTGGTAGCCTCAGCGGCCCAGGATGGCGATCGCATCACCCGCCGCGAAGTCAAACAACTCTCCGATGAGTGGATGGCCATGACATCGGAGTTATTACCCGAAGAAGTCCGGGATTTAGCAGCAGATCATTCCCTACCCGCTCGTCATGTGGCCCCCTTAGTTCGGGAACTGGAAAAACTCCCAGAAAACCATCTCAAAGAAATTCAACGGGAAGCCGCCGCCAGTCCCGACGTAGAGACGTTGAAACAACTCACCACCGAGGCCCGCAATCTCTCAAAATATATTGATGCCGCCTCTCAGGTGCAAACCCTGCAAGATCCGGCTCTGGATTTAGAGATGGCCCTAGAAGAAGCCTTACGCATTGGCTCCTTAAGTGTCGCCTCAGATTTAGTCAAACAGGCGGCCCAACTCGAACAAACCGTAACGAAACTCTACACCACCTGGAAGCGTCTCTCTAGCCAAGCCGATCGCCTCTATGTGGATACTGGGGCCAGTACCCCCAACCTGCGATCGCTCATCACCATTGTCGAACGCATCAGTGGCCCCGTCATCGAAGTTCCCCTCGATGAACATGGCGAACACAGCGTTCGTCTACAAATCCTGAGCGACTAACCCAACCCCCGCAAACCAAGGCAGTGCATTCCCCTCCCTCCTGCCTCTTGCCTATTGCCTCTTGCCTCTTGCCTCTTGCCTTCTATTCCCTATCCCCCATGCCCCCTATTCTCATTACTGGAGGAGCCGGATTTATCGGCTCAAACTTTGTTCGCTACTGGTGTCAAAAACATCCAGATGCCCCGGTTGTGGTTCTCGATGCCCTCACCTATGCGGGAAATCGCGCTACTCTTGCCGACTTAGAACAACAGGGTAAACTCACCTTTGTTCAGGGTAATATCTGCGATCGCCCGCTCGTAGATCGCCTTCTGAGGGACCATGACATCGAAATTGTGGCCCATTTCGCCGCTGAATCCCATGTCGATCGCTCAATCCTCGGGCCCGAAGCCTTTATCCAAACCAATGTTGTGGGGACGTTCACCCTCCTAGAAGCCTTCCGTCAGCATTACAGCCAACATCAACGGGGGCGATTTCTCCATGTCTCCACCGATGAAGTGTATGGAAGTCTTGGCCCAGAGGATCCCCCTTTCTCAGAAACCACTCCCTACGCACCCAATAGTCCCTATTCTGCCTCCAAAGCCGGAAGTGATCATCTCGTCCGCTCCTATTTCCATACCTACGGCCTGCCGACACTCATCACTAACTGTTCCAATAATTACGGGCCCTATCACTTCCCTGAGAAACTGATTCCCCTGATGTGTATCAATATTCTCCTCGGGAAGCCTCTCCCCGTCTATGGCGACGGGCAAAACGTGCGGGATTGGCTTTATGTGGAAGACCATTGTAGCGCCCTGGATACCGTCATTCTCAAGGGATTGCCCGGGCAAACCTATAATGTTGGTGGCAACAATGAAGTCAAAAACTTGGATCTCGTCCAGTTACTGTGCAACTTAATGGATGAGATGGCTCCTAACCTGCCCGTCCGCCCCAGTCAAGAATTGATAACATTTGTCCGCGATCGCCCAGGACATGATCGACGCTATGCCATTAACGCCGGTAAAATCAAGACTGAACTGGGATGGCAGCCATCTGTCACCGTTGAAGAAGGCTTACGGCGAACGGTGAGCTGGTATCTCAGTCATGAAGACTGGTGGAAACCCTTACTATCGGAAGATTACCAGAACTACTATAACCAGGTTTATGGGGCAGACTCAGCTCCAACCTCCACCTGAACCGAGAGACTACCATGAAGAGAGGGAAGTGTTCCTACGTGATTCACGGCGCTCCCCCTTCTTCCGTACGTTAGGATCAATTGGATATGTCCCATGGTCTTCTAATGCCTCTCAAGCAACGGATACAACGACTGAGCAGTCAAGTTCCGTTGCGCCTCATTTTGGTGGTTCCCTTTCTCTTGGAAATTAGCCTAATTGTAGGATTAACAGGCTGGTTTTCCTTGCGTAAGGGCCGTGAGGCGGTTCACAATTTGGTCAGTCAACTCGCCCAAGAAAAGAGCGATCGCATCGAAACGGAGATTGCTAAGTTTCTTGAAATGCCCTTGACCGTGAATCAAATCACAGCTAGGGCAATTGAGCGCGATCGCATTGACGTGAGTAATGTTCGTAACTTGCAAGCGCTATTTTGGGACCAGCTGCAAAGTTTTCCTTCAATTAATGGGATTGGGTTTGGAGAGACCAATCAGGGACATTTTATTGGAATTGCCTCACGAGAAATCAACGAAACGACTGAGTATTACATTGAATTTGCCGATGACGAAACCAATGGTGATTTCATCAGTTTTTCAGTCGATGTTTTGGGACAGATGACCACCAGCCGTCTCATGCGGCAGGATTTCGACGCTCGCGATCGCCCTTGGTATCGACGAACCATCGGATTGGGTCACAGTAATTGGAGTCCTCTCTATCGTCCCATCAGTCAAGCTGCCGATAACTCCCTAGCCATTTCTGCCTCCCAACCCATTTATGATGAACGTCATGTGCTGTTAGGTGTCGCAACAGTCACCTTACAACTGCAATATATTAGTACA harbors:
- a CDS encoding type IV toxin-antitoxin system AbiEi family antitoxin — encoded protein: MKQESLLLRECLDHLNALPDIEAKNGNKNCITIRNCDELVDYVYKIQPDVTGTMAELISPYFQRFKRDKGEKILLITRYLSNPAINILLKENIEFIDAAGNMYLNTPGIYILIRGQRRTKGKPLSRSKITVTTLKLIYILLKNPHILQTNVRDIAIASGIAPSTVSRSLKVLYNLEYLQRQRDGNYRILNYPKLLERWEMGYAESLRPKLTVEAFTPVGERSFFDVAERIIEGAKEGDFLLGGELGAAIATDYLRPQSATLHLNESNLQTSAKSQAMTIAAKMRLKPSPKGNIVFVQQFGTQNNWSEDGMETLADPLLLHAELLLIADERSQETAERLYRKYIAERDENA
- a CDS encoding DUF1995 family protein translates to MDTTDKRIELPDDLEDAIAQAKAATKAALEDGYRLIQVEIVYPELKAQPIAETFIPVLTEMGYTLKVMFPDTGAAALARRDWGDTPFKITDVGSRRLPVTSQMEETDECYLLVEPSDVEIEQVEKLANEAGDRPVILLLPRLESVATVGIGYAARQLRERFLSKITSCYYVRPLPGGALLRIYPSPWIVWSLNEDNQYEVLTEMSYKPVGEELERLLMGEELEPESSEAAEADPGASPNPSKPKSRGLFAEVQRFIRALTQ
- the rfbB gene encoding dTDP-glucose 4,6-dehydratase, whose amino-acid sequence is MPPILITGGAGFIGSNFVRYWCQKHPDAPVVVLDALTYAGNRATLADLEQQGKLTFVQGNICDRPLVDRLLRDHDIEIVAHFAAESHVDRSILGPEAFIQTNVVGTFTLLEAFRQHYSQHQRGRFLHVSTDEVYGSLGPEDPPFSETTPYAPNSPYSASKAGSDHLVRSYFHTYGLPTLITNCSNNYGPYHFPEKLIPLMCINILLGKPLPVYGDGQNVRDWLYVEDHCSALDTVILKGLPGQTYNVGGNNEVKNLDLVQLLCNLMDEMAPNLPVRPSQELITFVRDRPGHDRRYAINAGKIKTELGWQPSVTVEEGLRRTVSWYLSHEDWWKPLLSEDYQNYYNQVYGADSAPTST